A single genomic interval of Rhizobium leguminosarum bv. trifolii WSM1325 harbors:
- a CDS encoding Auxin Efflux Carrier (PFAM: Auxin Efflux Carrier~KEGG: rec:RHECIAT_CH0000172 probable ABC transporter, permease protein), translated as MSAIILDVLPIFILILIGWVIVRSGLMASNVGEALSEFVFKIAVPLLLFRTIAEADFHGASPFRLWVVYFSGVAITWTAGHIAATRLFGRDERIGVLAGVSSAFANNIFIGLPLVERTVGDEGLVALSILLAVHLPVMMVAGTVLMEHAERKIAGKSDRSMMLVLRQIAVNLVRNPLVIGLAAGMAMHLSGLTMPTTLATVVGQIAGIAGPAALISLGMALERYGVSGNLGIASVTSSLKLLLLPGCVWAASRLLGLSPEWTAAIVLTSSVPTGVNAWLIANRFGVGHSLAASTITVTTALGAITVSLWAYFLGA; from the coding sequence ATGTCAGCCATCATTCTCGACGTCCTTCCCATCTTCATCCTGATTCTCATCGGCTGGGTGATCGTCCGCAGCGGGTTGATGGCGTCGAATGTCGGCGAAGCGCTCAGCGAATTCGTCTTCAAGATCGCCGTGCCGCTTCTACTTTTCCGCACCATCGCCGAGGCGGATTTTCATGGCGCCTCGCCTTTTCGTCTCTGGGTCGTCTACTTTTCCGGCGTCGCCATCACCTGGACAGCCGGCCATATCGCCGCGACACGGCTCTTCGGCCGCGACGAACGTATCGGCGTGCTGGCCGGCGTCTCCTCGGCCTTCGCCAACAATATCTTCATCGGCCTGCCGCTCGTCGAGCGGACCGTCGGCGACGAAGGGCTGGTGGCGCTGTCGATCCTGCTTGCCGTGCATCTGCCCGTGATGATGGTCGCCGGCACGGTGTTGATGGAGCATGCGGAGCGCAAGATCGCCGGCAAAAGCGATCGCAGCATGATGCTCGTGCTCCGCCAGATCGCGGTCAATCTCGTGCGCAACCCGCTGGTGATCGGCCTTGCGGCCGGCATGGCCATGCACCTTTCCGGTCTCACCATGCCGACGACGCTGGCAACGGTCGTCGGGCAGATCGCCGGCATTGCCGGCCCGGCGGCGCTGATATCGCTCGGCATGGCGCTGGAGAGATACGGTGTCTCCGGCAATCTCGGCATCGCCAGCGTCACCTCAAGCCTGAAGCTGCTGCTGCTGCCTGGCTGCGTGTGGGCGGCGAGCCGTCTCCTCGGTCTCAGCCCCGAATGGACGGCAGCGATCGTGCTGACCTCCTCCGTCCCGACAGGCGTCAACGCCTGGCTGATCGCCAATCGCTTCGGCGTCGGTCACAGCCTCGCCGCCTCGACGATCACCGTGACGACGGCGCTCGGCGCCATCACGGTCTCGCTCTGGGCCTATTTCCTCGGCGCCTGA
- a CDS encoding Prephenate dehydratase (PFAM: prephenate dehydratase; amino acid-binding ACT domain protein~KEGG: rec:RHECIAT_CH0000169 prephenate dehydrogenase protein) yields MNIKTNRIAFQGEFGANSDMASRDMFPTMEPLPCQTFEDAFTAVDNGDADIGMIPIENTIAGRVADIHHLLPESRLHIIGEYFMPIRFQLMVLPGVTKDEIRTVHSHIHALGQCRKIVRANGWKPVIAGDTAGAAKLVQETGDRSMAALAPRLAADLYGLEIIAENVEDTENNVTRFVVLSRDEEWAQRNSAEEKVVTTFVFNVRNIPAALYKALGGFATNNINMTKLESYQLGGKFVATQFYADIEGHPNDPNVRRALEELRFFSEKVRILGVYKGHAMRGLL; encoded by the coding sequence ATGAACATCAAGACCAACAGGATCGCCTTCCAGGGCGAATTCGGCGCCAATTCCGACATGGCCAGCCGCGACATGTTTCCGACCATGGAGCCGCTGCCCTGCCAGACCTTCGAGGATGCGTTCACGGCGGTCGACAACGGCGATGCCGATATCGGGATGATCCCGATCGAGAACACGATCGCCGGGCGCGTCGCCGATATCCACCATCTGCTGCCGGAGTCGCGGCTGCACATCATCGGCGAATATTTCATGCCGATTCGCTTCCAGCTGATGGTACTGCCCGGTGTTACCAAGGACGAGATCCGCACGGTCCACAGCCATATCCACGCGCTCGGCCAGTGCCGCAAGATTGTTCGCGCCAATGGCTGGAAACCGGTGATCGCCGGCGATACCGCAGGGGCGGCAAAGCTCGTGCAGGAAACCGGCGACCGCTCGATGGCCGCCTTGGCGCCCCGCCTTGCCGCCGATCTCTACGGGCTCGAGATCATCGCCGAAAATGTCGAGGATACGGAAAACAATGTGACCCGTTTCGTCGTTCTGTCCCGCGACGAGGAATGGGCGCAACGGAATTCGGCGGAAGAAAAGGTCGTCACCACCTTCGTCTTCAACGTCCGCAACATTCCGGCCGCGCTCTACAAGGCGCTCGGAGGTTTTGCCACCAACAACATCAACATGACGAAGCTCGAAAGCTACCAGCTCGGCGGAAAATTCGTGGCGACGCAGTTTTACGCCGATATCGAAGGCCATCCGAACGATCCGAACGTGCGCCGGGCATTGGAGGAACTGCGGTTCTTTTCCGAGAAAGTGCGCATCCTCGGCGTCTACAAGGGGCATGCGATGCGAGGCCTGCTTTAG
- a CDS encoding Helix-turn-helix type 11 domain protein (PFAM: Helix-turn-helix type 11 domain protein~KEGG: rec:RHECIAT_CH0000166 putative transcriptional regulator protein), translating to MPVARSERLLTLLQTLRRYRRPVTGTVLAQETGVSLRTLYRDIASLQAQGAMIEGEAGIGYVLKPGFMLPPMMFSEEELEALVLGSRWVARAAEPRLAGAGADALAKIAAVLPADMREMIDSAALFVGPKRRDEDKADVSAIRRAIRLERILELHYGDEQGRISRRRVWPFGLGYYEHVRVLMAWCELRQDFRHFRTDRIIDMALHEGRYPRRRTVLLKEWRETQDVPIES from the coding sequence ATGCCGGTCGCCCGCTCGGAACGGCTGCTGACGCTGCTCCAGACGCTCCGGCGTTACCGGCGACCGGTGACCGGAACGGTGCTGGCACAAGAGACCGGGGTGAGCCTGCGCACGCTCTATCGCGATATTGCCAGCCTGCAGGCCCAGGGCGCGATGATCGAAGGCGAAGCCGGCATCGGCTATGTGCTGAAGCCCGGCTTCATGCTGCCGCCGATGATGTTTTCCGAAGAAGAGCTGGAGGCATTGGTGCTCGGCTCGCGCTGGGTGGCCCGCGCCGCCGAGCCGCGCCTTGCCGGTGCCGGCGCCGATGCACTGGCCAAGATTGCCGCCGTGCTGCCGGCCGATATGCGCGAGATGATCGATTCGGCAGCGCTTTTTGTCGGTCCCAAACGCAGGGACGAGGACAAGGCTGACGTTTCGGCCATCCGCAGGGCGATCCGCCTGGAGCGTATCCTCGAACTGCATTATGGCGACGAGCAAGGCCGTATCTCACGCCGCCGCGTCTGGCCTTTCGGGCTCGGCTATTATGAGCATGTGCGCGTCCTCATGGCCTGGTGCGAACTGCGCCAGGATTTTCGCCATTTCCGCACCGACCGCATCATCGACATGGCGTTGCATGAGGGGCGCTATCCGCGCCGCCGCACGGTGCTCCTCAAGGAATGGCGCGAGACGCAGGACGTACCGATCGAGAGCTGA
- a CDS encoding cytochrome c class I (PFAM: cytochrome c class I~KEGG: ret:RHE_CH00133 cytochrome-c protein) has protein sequence MNSYVNTAVGALLGTIFVLMSVSIASEGIFHSEAPEKEGFAIVAEEAPAAGGEAAPAVAVPIAQLLASADAKAGETVFKKCQACHDGTKGGPNKVGPNLFGVVDRPIASHAGFAYSAPMKDFSKGSSEKWTFEYLNKFLLAPKKDVPGTAMGFAGLAKDQDRANVILYLHTLADSPVPLPDPNAATQ, from the coding sequence ATGAATTCATACGTCAATACGGCCGTCGGGGCGCTGCTCGGAACGATTTTCGTTCTGATGTCGGTCTCCATCGCGTCCGAAGGGATCTTCCATTCCGAAGCACCGGAAAAGGAAGGTTTCGCGATCGTTGCCGAAGAGGCGCCCGCCGCTGGCGGCGAGGCTGCGCCTGCCGTTGCCGTTCCGATCGCGCAATTGCTCGCTTCTGCAGATGCCAAGGCCGGTGAAACGGTCTTCAAGAAGTGTCAGGCCTGTCATGACGGCACCAAAGGGGGACCGAACAAGGTCGGTCCCAACCTCTTTGGTGTCGTAGATCGCCCGATCGCCTCGCATGCAGGCTTCGCCTATTCCGCTCCCATGAAGGATTTCTCCAAGGGCAGCAGCGAGAAGTGGACCTTCGAATATCTCAACAAGTTCCTGCTGGCACCGAAGAAGGACGTCCCGGGCACCGCCATGGGCTTTGCCGGTTTGGCGAAGGATCAGGACCGCGCCAACGTCATTCTCTACCTGCACACGCTCGCCGATTCGCCGGTGCCGCTGCCGGATCCGAACGCCGCGACCCAGTGA
- a CDS encoding 3-deoxy-D-manno-octulosonate cytidylyltransferase (KEGG: rec:RHECIAT_CH0000170 3-deoxy-manno-octulosonate cytidylyltransferase protein~TIGRFAM: 3-deoxy-D-manno-octulosonate cytidylyltransferase~PFAM: acylneuraminate cytidylyltransferase), translating into MSDSNLDGVLVLIPARMASTRLPGKPLADICGLPMIVQVALRAREAAIGRVVVAVDDARVFDAVAAAGFEVVMTSTDHQSGSDRIFEALTKVDPEGKAKIIVNVQGDLPTIDPETVRAALRPLENEAVDIGTLTTEIDNDEDKTAPHIVKIVGSPISGNRLHALYFTRATAPYGQGPLYHHIGLYAYRRTALERFVSLGPSTLEKRESLEQLRALEAGMRIDAEIVDTVPLGVDTPADLEKARRILSAKSN; encoded by the coding sequence ATGAGTGATTCAAATTTAGACGGTGTGCTCGTATTGATCCCGGCGCGCATGGCCTCCACCCGGCTTCCGGGCAAGCCGTTGGCCGATATTTGCGGTCTGCCGATGATCGTTCAGGTGGCGCTGCGCGCCAGGGAGGCAGCCATCGGCCGTGTCGTCGTCGCCGTCGACGACGCCCGAGTGTTCGATGCGGTGGCCGCCGCCGGCTTCGAAGTCGTCATGACCAGCACGGATCACCAGTCGGGTTCCGATCGGATCTTTGAGGCGCTGACGAAAGTCGATCCGGAGGGCAAGGCGAAAATCATCGTCAACGTCCAGGGCGATCTGCCGACGATCGATCCGGAAACAGTGCGCGCGGCTTTGCGCCCGCTCGAGAACGAGGCGGTCGATATCGGAACGCTGACAACCGAAATCGACAACGACGAGGACAAGACCGCGCCGCACATCGTCAAGATTGTCGGCTCGCCGATTTCCGGCAACCGGCTGCACGCGCTCTACTTCACGCGCGCAACCGCGCCTTACGGCCAGGGGCCGCTCTACCATCATATCGGCCTTTATGCCTATCGGCGTACGGCACTGGAACGGTTCGTCTCGCTCGGTCCCTCGACACTCGAAAAGCGCGAATCGCTGGAGCAGCTGCGGGCGCTGGAAGCCGGCATGCGCATCGACGCCGAGATCGTTGACACGGTTCCGCTCGGTGTCGATACTCCCGCCGACCTCGAAAAAGCGCGGCGCATCCTCTCCGCAAAGTCGAACTGA
- a CDS encoding conserved hypothetical protein (PFAM: conserved hypothetical protein~KEGG: rec:RHECIAT_CH0000162 hypothetical protein) has protein sequence MRDIMGMMGKVKEMQAKMEQMQAEIAELTAEGKAGGGLVAVVISGKGELKSLKIDPSLFKEDDVEILEDLIVAAHKDAKDKAEALAAEKTKALTAGLPIPPGFKLPF, from the coding sequence ATGCGCGACATCATGGGCATGATGGGCAAAGTCAAGGAAATGCAGGCCAAGATGGAGCAGATGCAGGCGGAGATCGCCGAGCTCACGGCCGAAGGCAAGGCGGGCGGCGGTCTCGTTGCCGTCGTCATATCGGGCAAGGGCGAGCTGAAGAGCCTGAAGATCGATCCGTCGCTGTTCAAGGAAGACGATGTCGAGATCCTCGAGGACCTGATCGTCGCCGCCCACAAGGACGCCAAGGACAAGGCCGAGGCACTCGCCGCCGAAAAGACCAAGGCACTGACCGCAGGCCTGCCGATCCCGCCCGGCTTCAAGCTGCCGTTCTGA
- a CDS encoding NAD(+) diphosphatase (PFAM: NUDIX hydrolase; NADH pyrophosphatase-like; Zinc ribbon NADH pyrophosphatase~KEGG: ret:RHE_CH00128 MutT/NUDIX family NTP pyrophosphohydrolase), with translation MSHSLFDSDVPHPEPSNLTAFAANDLNRDSEHRDEQSVEKALAKEGTHIFAFAGDKLVLKHDGQVLDPLFARYELQGLQPDWDATVLLGYRKTGEPRLAVPVGIDVDDLTSQYKPADGRTLFREMLIDEVLLGEFAQAASLIRWNGDNRFCGRCGSATEIHIGGYKRVCAACEHMIFPRTDPVVIMLTVDEQRDLCLLGRSPHFAPGMYSCLAGFLEPGETIENAVRRETLEESGIRTGRIRYHASQPWPMPHSLMIGCYAEAKSTEISRDETELEDCRWFTREETIEMLERPSATGKASPPKGAIAHRLMRDWVEWKR, from the coding sequence ATGAGTCATTCGCTTTTCGATTCGGATGTGCCGCATCCGGAACCCAGCAATCTCACGGCCTTTGCCGCCAACGACCTCAACCGCGATTCCGAGCATCGCGACGAACAATCCGTCGAAAAGGCGCTGGCCAAGGAAGGCACCCATATCTTTGCCTTCGCGGGGGATAAGCTGGTGCTGAAGCATGACGGCCAGGTGCTCGACCCGCTCTTTGCCCGCTATGAGCTGCAGGGATTGCAGCCGGATTGGGATGCAACGGTGCTTCTCGGCTACCGCAAGACCGGCGAGCCGCGCCTTGCCGTTCCCGTCGGCATCGATGTCGACGACCTCACCAGCCAGTACAAGCCTGCCGACGGCCGCACGCTATTTCGCGAAATGCTGATCGACGAGGTGTTGCTCGGCGAATTCGCCCAGGCCGCGAGCCTCATCCGCTGGAACGGTGACAACCGCTTCTGCGGCCGCTGCGGCTCGGCGACGGAGATCCACATCGGCGGCTATAAGCGCGTCTGTGCCGCCTGCGAGCACATGATCTTCCCCCGCACCGACCCCGTCGTCATCATGCTGACGGTTGACGAGCAGCGCGACCTCTGCCTGCTCGGCCGCAGCCCGCATTTTGCGCCCGGTATGTATTCCTGTCTTGCCGGCTTCCTCGAACCCGGCGAGACCATCGAGAACGCCGTGCGTCGGGAAACGCTGGAGGAATCCGGCATCCGCACCGGCCGCATCCGCTATCATGCCTCGCAGCCCTGGCCGATGCCGCATTCCCTGATGATCGGCTGTTATGCCGAGGCGAAATCGACCGAAATCAGCCGCGACGAGACCGAGCTGGAAGATTGCCGCTGGTTCACCCGCGAGGAAACGATCGAGATGCTGGAACGCCCGAGCGCGACAGGCAAGGCCTCGCCGCCGAAAGGGGCGATCGCCCACCGCCTGATGCGCGACTGGGTGGAGTGGAAGCGCTAG
- a CDS encoding conserved hypothetical protein (KEGG: rec:RHECIAT_CH0000167 hypothetical protein) gives MVTPPAIHFANDRFTAESFADVISAETFADVRQSARSGLLDLLMNVFRFRRGERTSLDLDATPDYLKRDLGFMDGRDPHCEDRYPL, from the coding sequence ATGGTAACGCCTCCAGCCATTCATTTCGCGAACGACCGTTTTACTGCCGAGTCCTTTGCCGATGTCATTTCGGCCGAGACTTTTGCCGATGTCCGCCAGTCAGCGCGCTCCGGCCTGCTGGACTTGTTGATGAACGTTTTCCGATTTCGCAGGGGAGAGCGCACCAGCCTCGACCTTGACGCGACTCCGGACTACCTGAAGCGCGACCTTGGCTTCATGGATGGACGCGACCCGCATTGCGAGGACCGTTACCCGCTCTAA
- a CDS encoding DNA polymerase III, subunits gamma and tau (KEGG: ret:RHE_CH00126 DNA polymerase III subunits gamma and tau~TIGRFAM: DNA polymerase III, subunits gamma and tau~PFAM: AAA ATPase central domain protein~SMART: AAA ATPase) has protein sequence MSDTERQSKDAASTGTGYRVLARKYRPKDFTDLMVGQEPMVRTLTNAFETGRIAQAYMLTGVRGVGKTTTARILARALNYKTSEIDKPTIDLRTPGEHCQAIMEGRHVDVIEMDAASHTGIDDIREIIEQVRYRPVSARYKVYIIDEVHMLSTQAFNGLLKTLEEPPEHVKFIFATTEIRKVPITVLSRCQRFDLRRISASDLVGLFTTIAAKEGIEAEADALAMIARAAEGSARDGLSLLDQAIAHGAGVVQAEAVRSMLGLADRARIVDLFQHIVKGDVAAALGEFQNQYEAGANPVVVLTDLADFTHLVTRLKYVPDAANDPSLSEVERTKAAEFAKGVAVTTLSRIWQMLLKGIPETEGSSRTAGAAEMVLIRLAHAAHLPAPEDAARRLAEFSGDNAGPRPAAPPSGNGGGNGTRVSYQNSVAARAAETAPSPPQPSAPVAMLRAVPSSQPETMSVGRIEPKPAEALKPLVPVNSVNDIVNLATEKRDPKLKAMVRTFLRPVRIEAGRLDVSLAPGAPTTLLNELAVKLKEWTGIHWIVSLSRDEGQPTLVEAEARTREQHVIDARQDPDVAAILAHFPGAKIIDVRVRAPEPEEEGEATPPAAAESEEGDILPGDDIEF, from the coding sequence ATGAGCGACACCGAGCGACAATCAAAAGATGCCGCCTCGACGGGCACCGGATACCGAGTGCTGGCTCGCAAATACCGCCCCAAGGATTTCACGGACCTGATGGTCGGCCAGGAGCCGATGGTCCGCACCCTCACCAACGCCTTCGAGACCGGTCGCATCGCCCAAGCCTACATGCTGACCGGCGTGCGCGGCGTCGGCAAGACGACGACGGCGCGCATCCTGGCGCGGGCGCTGAACTACAAGACATCAGAAATCGACAAGCCGACGATCGACCTTCGCACGCCGGGCGAGCACTGCCAGGCAATCATGGAAGGCCGGCATGTCGACGTGATCGAGATGGATGCCGCTTCCCATACCGGTATCGACGATATCCGCGAGATCATCGAGCAGGTGCGCTACCGGCCGGTTTCGGCGCGCTACAAGGTCTATATCATCGACGAAGTGCATATGCTGTCGACGCAGGCCTTCAACGGCCTGTTAAAGACGCTGGAAGAGCCGCCGGAGCATGTGAAGTTCATCTTCGCCACCACCGAGATCCGCAAGGTACCGATCACCGTGCTGTCGCGCTGCCAGCGTTTCGACCTGCGCCGCATAAGCGCCTCGGATCTCGTTGGGCTGTTCACGACGATCGCGGCCAAGGAAGGCATCGAGGCGGAAGCCGACGCGCTGGCGATGATCGCGCGTGCTGCCGAAGGCTCGGCGCGCGACGGCCTGTCGCTGCTCGACCAGGCGATCGCCCATGGCGCGGGCGTCGTGCAGGCGGAAGCCGTGCGCAGCATGCTCGGCCTTGCCGATCGCGCCCGGATCGTCGATCTCTTCCAGCATATCGTCAAGGGCGATGTGGCCGCCGCACTCGGCGAGTTCCAGAACCAATACGAAGCTGGCGCCAATCCGGTGGTAGTGCTGACCGATCTTGCCGATTTCACCCATCTGGTGACGCGGCTGAAATATGTGCCGGATGCGGCCAACGACCCTTCGCTCAGCGAGGTCGAGCGCACCAAAGCGGCTGAATTTGCCAAGGGCGTTGCGGTGACGACGCTGTCGCGGATCTGGCAGATGCTGCTCAAGGGCATTCCGGAAACGGAAGGCTCGTCACGGACGGCAGGGGCCGCCGAGATGGTGCTGATCCGGCTTGCACATGCCGCCCATCTGCCGGCGCCTGAGGATGCGGCGCGGCGACTTGCCGAATTTTCCGGCGACAATGCCGGCCCGCGGCCCGCGGCTCCGCCGTCCGGCAATGGCGGCGGCAACGGGACACGGGTTTCCTATCAGAACAGTGTCGCGGCGCGCGCCGCGGAAACCGCACCGAGCCCGCCGCAGCCTTCCGCGCCGGTGGCGATGCTGCGTGCCGTGCCGAGCAGCCAGCCCGAGACCATGTCTGTCGGGCGGATCGAGCCAAAGCCCGCGGAAGCCCTGAAGCCGCTCGTCCCGGTCAATTCGGTCAATGATATCGTCAACCTCGCCACCGAGAAACGCGATCCGAAGCTGAAGGCGATGGTGCGCACCTTCCTGCGCCCGGTCCGGATCGAAGCCGGCCGGCTCGACGTCAGCCTGGCTCCCGGTGCGCCGACGACGCTGCTCAACGAGCTTGCCGTCAAGCTGAAGGAATGGACCGGCATCCACTGGATCGTCAGCCTCAGCCGCGACGAGGGCCAGCCGACGCTTGTCGAAGCGGAGGCCAGGACGCGGGAACAGCATGTGATCGACGCGCGCCAGGACCCTGACGTGGCGGCGATCCTTGCGCATTTTCCGGGTGCCAAGATCATCGACGTGCGCGTGCGGGCGCCCGAACCGGAGGAGGAAGGCGAGGCGACGCCGCCGGCCGCCGCCGAATCCGAGGAAGGTGACATCCTGCCGGGCGACGATATAGAATTCTAG
- a CDS encoding histidine triad (HIT) protein (PFAM: histidine triad (HIT) protein~KEGG: ret:RHE_CH00127 hypothetical protein) gives MKGFALDPRLENDSVSIMVTGLCDLRLSRDARWPWLILVPRRADITEIFELTPLDQVLLAFETELVAKALKEITGATKINVGALGNIVRQLHVHVIARFEGDANWPGPVWGFGRAEPYEDGKRDEFIAKLREALSS, from the coding sequence TTGAAAGGTTTCGCGCTCGATCCCCGGCTGGAAAACGACAGCGTCAGCATCATGGTCACCGGTCTCTGTGACCTGAGATTGTCGAGGGACGCCCGCTGGCCCTGGCTCATTCTCGTGCCGCGCCGGGCTGACATCACCGAAATCTTCGAGCTGACGCCGCTCGACCAGGTGCTGCTTGCCTTCGAGACGGAGCTGGTCGCCAAGGCGCTGAAGGAGATCACCGGCGCGACAAAAATCAATGTCGGGGCTCTTGGCAATATCGTCCGCCAGCTTCATGTTCATGTCATTGCCCGCTTCGAAGGCGATGCCAATTGGCCGGGTCCCGTCTGGGGCTTCGGGCGCGCGGAACCCTACGAAGACGGAAAGAGAGACGAATTTATAGCGAAGCTGCGGGAAGCCCTTTCATCATGA
- a CDS encoding Glyoxalase/bleomycin resistance protein/dioxygenase (PFAM: Glyoxalase/bleomycin resistance protein/dioxygenase~KEGG: rec:RHECIAT_CH0000168 putative glyoxalase/dioxygenase protein), with translation MTSPNLIILYVKDPGESASFYRNLLNREPAVEAPNFVAFPLEGGFTLGLWRRSKVEPQPSAIGNRGEVAFMVEGENAVARHYEDWRQRGLPIAQELTELDFGPTFVVLDPDGHRLRVCEPDK, from the coding sequence ATGACCAGCCCCAATCTCATTATTCTTTACGTCAAGGACCCAGGTGAAAGCGCCAGCTTCTACCGGAACCTGCTTAATCGCGAACCGGCCGTGGAGGCGCCGAATTTCGTCGCTTTTCCGCTTGAGGGCGGCTTCACGCTCGGTCTCTGGCGGCGCAGCAAGGTCGAACCGCAGCCCTCCGCCATCGGCAATCGCGGCGAAGTGGCCTTCATGGTCGAGGGAGAAAATGCTGTCGCCAGGCACTACGAAGACTGGCGCCAGCGCGGCCTGCCGATCGCCCAGGAACTGACCGAACTGGATTTCGGCCCGACCTTCGTCGTGCTCGATCCGGATGGGCATCGGCTGCGTGTCTGTGAGCCGGATAAATAA
- a CDS encoding MOSC domain containing protein (PFAM: MOSC domain containing protein~KEGG: ret:RHE_CH00124 hypothetical protein): MKILALCTGNPERLPGKSYKTGIFKHAVNGAVMIDAEGLVGDAICNRKHHGGVDQAVYVEGSLTLDWWAQELGRPYEAGTFGENMVISDLDNRDVAVGDRFAAGDLILEVTACRMPCATFAARMVDPKFVKRYTAAARPGIYCRVIRGGVVEPGMPMEYTSFSGDKITMPELMETFGRRLQGADRARYLAAPIHYKLRAMLESQADEAH, translated from the coding sequence ATGAAAATCCTGGCCTTGTGCACCGGCAATCCGGAAAGACTGCCGGGCAAGAGCTACAAGACCGGCATCTTCAAACATGCCGTCAACGGCGCGGTGATGATCGACGCCGAAGGTCTTGTCGGCGATGCGATCTGTAACCGCAAACACCATGGCGGCGTCGACCAGGCGGTCTATGTCGAGGGATCGCTAACGCTCGACTGGTGGGCGCAGGAACTGGGCCGACCCTACGAGGCGGGTACTTTCGGCGAGAACATGGTGATATCAGATCTCGACAATCGCGACGTCGCCGTCGGTGACCGCTTCGCCGCTGGCGATCTCATCCTCGAGGTCACTGCATGCCGTATGCCCTGCGCCACCTTCGCCGCCAGGATGGTCGATCCGAAATTCGTCAAGCGTTATACCGCCGCCGCCCGTCCCGGCATCTATTGCCGCGTCATCCGAGGCGGCGTGGTCGAGCCCGGGATGCCGATGGAATACACGTCTTTTTCGGGAGACAAGATTACGATGCCCGAGCTAATGGAGACCTTCGGCCGAAGGCTTCAGGGCGCAGATCGGGCGCGATATCTCGCGGCCCCAATTCACTACAAGCTTCGGGCCATGCTGGAATCCCAAGCCGACGAAGCACACTAG